The following proteins come from a genomic window of Candidatus Obscuribacter sp.:
- a CDS encoding non-heme iron oxygenase ferredoxin subunit: MPDFVKVADVSDVKASTVKVYDVKKTRIALCNVSGSFYAIKDVCTHDDGPLGDGELEGCEIECPRHGARFDVTTGKAMCLPAVLPVPTYPVEVRGNEIFVSV, encoded by the coding sequence ATGCCGGACTTTGTCAAAGTAGCCGATGTAAGCGATGTAAAAGCATCAACTGTCAAAGTATATGATGTCAAAAAAACTCGCATAGCTCTCTGCAATGTCTCCGGTAGCTTTTACGCCATAAAAGACGTCTGCACCCACGACGATGGACCGCTGGGTGATGGCGAGCTTGAGGGTTGTGAGATCGAGTGTCCGCGCCACGGTGCTCGCTTTGATGTGACTACCGGCAAAGCCATGTGTTTACCGGCGGTGTTGCCTGTGCCGACTTATCCTGTCGAGGTAAGAGGCAACGAGATATTTGTCTCAGTATGA
- a CDS encoding cysteine desulfurase, whose amino-acid sequence MSSLDISKIRKEFPILRREIDGKRLVYLDNAATSQKPLRVIDSLSNFYARHNANIHRGIHTLSEESTNLYEGARESIKQFIGAQHSCEVIFTRNATESINLVAQSWGRQNVLPGDEIVLSPMEHHSNLVPWQVLAAEREAKLVFLELDEHGQIDMDSARKLIGPKTKLVTFTQMSNVLGTITPARELADLAHKFGAIVLIDGAQGVPHLATSVQELGCDFYVFSLHKMLGPTGVGVLWGKKELLNAMPPYMYGGDMISSVAREKSRYNELPWKFEAGTPNIADVIASGVAVEYLKEIGMDVVREHEVEITRYALNRLKEIPDIKIYGPHDATKRGGVISFNLKDIHPHDLGQIMSDAGIAIRAGHHCCQPLMKDLKVMGTARASFYIYNTFEEVDMLLAALREADRVMGNVAIR is encoded by the coding sequence ATGTCCAGTCTAGATATCAGCAAAATACGCAAAGAATTTCCCATCCTTAGAAGGGAAATCGACGGAAAACGTCTCGTCTATCTAGACAACGCCGCGACATCACAAAAGCCACTGAGAGTAATCGATAGTCTCAGCAACTTTTACGCAAGACACAATGCTAATATCCACCGCGGTATCCACACACTCTCCGAAGAATCAACCAATCTATACGAAGGTGCCAGAGAGAGCATCAAGCAATTTATTGGTGCACAGCATTCTTGCGAAGTGATTTTTACCCGCAACGCCACCGAATCTATCAACCTGGTAGCGCAAAGCTGGGGCAGACAAAATGTACTGCCTGGCGACGAAATTGTGCTCTCACCAATGGAGCACCACAGCAATCTAGTACCGTGGCAAGTACTGGCTGCCGAGCGCGAAGCCAAGCTAGTGTTTTTGGAATTAGACGAGCACGGTCAAATCGACATGGACAGTGCCCGCAAATTGATAGGCCCCAAGACCAAACTGGTCACCTTTACACAGATGTCCAATGTACTGGGCACGATCACACCAGCTAGAGAGCTGGCCGATCTTGCTCACAAGTTTGGCGCCATAGTCCTGATTGACGGCGCACAAGGTGTGCCGCACCTGGCTACATCAGTGCAAGAGCTTGGCTGTGACTTTTATGTCTTTAGCCTGCATAAGATGCTCGGACCAACCGGAGTCGGCGTACTCTGGGGCAAAAAAGAATTGCTCAATGCCATGCCACCATATATGTATGGCGGCGATATGATCTCGAGTGTGGCTCGCGAAAAATCTCGCTACAATGAGCTGCCCTGGAAGTTTGAAGCAGGCACACCAAATATCGCTGACGTCATCGCCAGTGGTGTGGCAGTGGAATACCTCAAAGAAATCGGTATGGATGTGGTGCGTGAGCACGAAGTAGAAATCACTCGCTACGCACTCAACCGTCTCAAAGAAATACCAGACATCAAAATCTACGGACCACACGATGCCACTAAACGCGGTGGCGTAATTAGCTTTAACCTCAAAGACATCCATCCCCATGACCTCGGGCAGATAATGTCCGATGCCGGTATCGCCATCCGTGCTGGCCACCACTGCTGCCAGCCCCTGATGAAAGATCTAAAAGTTATGGGCACGGCCAGAGCGAGCTTTTACATCTACAATACCTTTGAAGAAGTTGATATGTTGCTGGCTGCTCTAAGAGAAGCCGATAGGGTGATGGGTAATGTCGCTATCCGATGA
- a CDS encoding SUF system NifU family Fe-S cluster assembly protein — MSLSDDLYRETILDHYHNPRNHGSIEGATEVEGTNPLCGDELTLYLKVNDAGLIEDIKMNAHGCSINTASGSMMSEAIMGQTVERAREIIDTFKTMMLTKEDTEAMEDDLEDLEALRGVKKYPVRIKCALLPWNTLLQGLDTVKK; from the coding sequence ATGTCGCTATCCGATGATCTATACAGAGAGACAATCCTGGACCACTATCACAACCCGCGCAATCACGGCAGCATAGAAGGCGCAACCGAAGTCGAGGGGACCAATCCTCTTTGCGGCGATGAGCTTACTTTGTACCTCAAGGTAAATGACGCCGGGCTGATCGAAGACATCAAGATGAATGCTCACGGCTGCTCGATTAACACTGCATCTGGCTCGATGATGTCAGAGGCAATCATGGGTCAGACTGTGGAGCGCGCCAGAGAGATTATCGACACTTTTAAGACGATGATGCTTACCAAAGAAGACACAGAAGCCATGGAAGACGACCTGGAAGACCTGGAAGCTTTGCGTGGTGTCAAGAAGTATCCGGTGCGCATCAAATGTGCGCTTTTGCCCTGGAATACACTATTGCAGGGTCTCGACACAGTTAAGAAATAG
- a CDS encoding metal-sulfur cluster assembly factor encodes MSTLHEDLVYETLKEVVDPELGISVVDLGLIYEVKIEDGSKVDVKMTLTSPACPVGAVIQAQCHQAIKKLPWAKDVNVGLVWSPRWDPRTMASEDARMELGIL; translated from the coding sequence ATGTCCACTTTGCATGAAGATCTGGTCTATGAAACACTGAAAGAAGTGGTGGACCCTGAACTTGGCATCAGTGTTGTCGACCTCGGCCTGATTTACGAAGTAAAAATTGAAGATGGCTCCAAAGTAGATGTCAAAATGACACTGACATCACCGGCATGCCCCGTGGGCGCAGTAATCCAGGCTCAATGCCATCAAGCCATCAAAAAACTGCCCTGGGCTAAAGACGTCAATGTCGGACTGGTCTGGTCGCCACGCTGGGATCCCCGCACCATGGCATCTGAGGACGCTCGCATGGAGCTTGGAATCCTCTAG
- a CDS encoding nucleoside hydrolase, translated as MPKTVIHDHDGHVDDLLSCILLWLSPEIDLQAVGITNGDCYAPQIFEATQKIATLLDIDGPEIALTEDEIPNPFPDNWRRESYIINELPLFRDNYLKKTYQQGKPRRIDSVFLDCLSNSRSPLTVVSTGPLTNMAKLLEKHPELKEKISEFIIMGGAISVKGNVEETGHDGSAEWNVYADPLAFKQIVDSKVPIKLITLDLTNEMPVTKDFLGKLEAQSEHSKASALAATLWSLVKGFDYYFWDTITAAVAIEPSLFTFKDIKIDVSTSGKTMGRTNQALFGRKVQVATQVNKQGFEDLLLSTLSIR; from the coding sequence ATGCCAAAAACCGTAATTCATGACCATGATGGTCACGTCGATGATCTGCTCAGTTGCATTTTGCTCTGGTTAAGCCCAGAGATCGATTTGCAAGCTGTTGGTATTACCAATGGTGACTGCTATGCGCCACAGATTTTTGAAGCGACACAAAAAATAGCAACCTTACTCGACATTGATGGGCCAGAGATTGCGCTGACCGAGGACGAGATCCCAAATCCGTTCCCAGATAACTGGCGTCGCGAGTCATATATCATCAATGAATTGCCGCTCTTCCGCGACAACTACCTCAAAAAGACTTATCAACAGGGCAAGCCACGCCGCATTGATTCGGTATTCCTTGACTGCCTCTCCAACAGCCGCTCGCCACTGACGGTGGTATCAACTGGTCCACTGACCAATATGGCCAAGCTCCTGGAGAAGCACCCAGAGCTAAAAGAAAAAATCTCCGAATTTATCATCATGGGCGGAGCCATCTCGGTCAAAGGCAATGTCGAAGAAACAGGTCACGACGGCTCTGCCGAGTGGAATGTCTATGCTGACCCACTGGCTTTTAAACAGATAGTCGACAGCAAAGTGCCAATCAAATTGATCACACTTGATCTGACCAATGAGATGCCAGTTACCAAAGACTTTTTAGGCAAACTCGAAGCCCAGTCAGAGCACTCCAAGGCCTCAGCCCTGGCAGCCACACTGTGGTCACTGGTCAAAGGCTTTGACTATTATTTTTGGGATACGATTACAGCCGCTGTAGCTATCGAGCCCAGTCTGTTTACCTTTAAGGATATAAAAATCGACGTATCCACCTCGGGCAAAACAATGGGTCGCACCAACCAGGCGCTTTTTGGTCGCAAGGTGCAAGTCGCAACCCAGGTCAACAAACAGGGCTTTGAAGACCTCCTACTCAGCACTCTGTCGATTAGATAG
- a CDS encoding tetratricopeptide repeat protein, with amino-acid sequence MQKPERSKLQTIQNWQRAFKTKVLDNPKYIWYRRGVYGITFAYALFLAVQSTPYYGEIGSADAAYKRGDYPLAEHHLKRAYSECQKFGANYLSDKRTVRATNNLAELYREQGRYREAEPFYKLTIESAKVNFGPNRPETAVIHNNFAACLREMGRFDEAESEYKTSIDLWQNKVKQPDSTQYAKLLAGYAKLKCERGDYQESLKLYNQALGIVQKNMGKNDVQNAYLLANIGRVYLDTRDMDKAAEYYKAAEKLDLAALGSDHPDTACDYNNLASLYREQGKYPESEQYFAKTLKVRLAKLGPNHRLTAKTLMGMAELKRLQKDYAAAQKLALQALAIQKKTLPAEHHEIADCDNILGSIYQAQDKPKESVAYYRQALAIRTKLLNVGHPDIKITEDNLNQVLKLAQKPQ; translated from the coding sequence ATGCAAAAACCTGAGCGGTCTAAACTTCAGACCATTCAAAACTGGCAGCGCGCTTTTAAAACAAAAGTGCTCGATAATCCCAAATACATCTGGTACAGACGAGGTGTGTATGGCATTACTTTTGCTTATGCGCTCTTTCTGGCGGTGCAAAGCACGCCCTATTATGGCGAGATAGGCAGTGCTGATGCCGCATACAAGCGCGGCGATTATCCTCTAGCCGAACATCATCTCAAGCGCGCCTACAGCGAATGCCAAAAGTTTGGCGCTAACTATCTGTCAGACAAACGCACAGTGAGAGCGACAAACAACCTCGCCGAGCTATACCGCGAGCAGGGTCGTTATCGTGAGGCTGAGCCGTTTTACAAATTGACCATCGAGTCAGCCAAGGTCAACTTTGGTCCAAATCGCCCAGAGACAGCCGTTATCCACAATAATTTTGCCGCCTGCCTGCGCGAGATGGGGCGCTTTGATGAGGCCGAGAGCGAATACAAAACATCAATTGATCTCTGGCAAAACAAAGTCAAACAGCCAGACTCAACGCAATACGCCAAACTACTCGCTGGCTACGCCAAACTCAAATGCGAGCGCGGTGACTATCAAGAGTCGCTCAAACTCTACAATCAAGCCCTTGGCATAGTACAAAAAAACATGGGCAAAAACGATGTCCAAAACGCCTATCTGCTAGCAAACATAGGCAGGGTCTACCTCGACACCAGAGACATGGATAAGGCAGCAGAGTACTACAAAGCAGCTGAGAAACTGGATCTGGCTGCCTTGGGTAGCGATCATCCAGACACAGCCTGCGATTACAACAACCTGGCATCACTCTACCGTGAGCAGGGCAAATACCCCGAGTCCGAGCAATACTTTGCCAAGACTCTCAAAGTACGGCTGGCCAAACTCGGACCAAACCACAGGCTGACAGCCAAAACACTGATGGGTATGGCAGAGCTTAAGCGACTGCAAAAAGACTATGCGGCAGCACAAAAACTAGCACTACAAGCCCTCGCCATCCAAAAAAAAACTCTGCCGGCTGAGCATCACGAGATAGCTGACTGTGACAACATCCTGGGCTCAATCTATCAAGCCCAGGATAAGCCCAAAGAGTCGGTGGCATACTACCGCCAGGCTCTTGCCATCCGCACCAAACTCTTAAATGTTGGTCATCCTGACATAAAAATAACGGAAGACAACCTCAATCAGGTGCTCAAACTGGCACAAAAGCCTCAATAA
- a CDS encoding Mrp/NBP35 family ATP-binding protein: protein MKKSGPTESDVKKALSTVMDPDLNIDIVTLNFISDIKITGSKVFFKLTLTTPACPVKEKLEQECKDVVGQLPGVETVEMETTAQVANQKKNAGKEPIPGIRHLIAVTSGKGGVGKSTVSVNLAVALAKLGARVGILDADITGPNVPIMMGVADYEPQAKDSRIIPAENHGVKCISMAFFVPKDTPLIWRGPMLDKGIKQFLRDVEWGELDYLIVDMPPGTGDAQLTMANSTSLSGGVIVTTPQDVALLDGMRGLTMFQKMEVPILGFVENMSYFQPAGSSEQYEIFGRGGGRKLAEESEVPFLGELPLDPAVRIGGDNGVPIVAADPNSPVTLAFMEIAKKVAAQVSIHNHAALAAV, encoded by the coding sequence ATGAAGAAATCAGGTCCCACAGAAAGCGATGTCAAAAAAGCGCTCTCCACAGTCATGGACCCCGATCTCAATATCGATATCGTCACACTCAATTTTATTTCTGACATCAAAATCACTGGCAGCAAAGTCTTCTTTAAGCTGACACTGACCACTCCGGCTTGCCCAGTCAAAGAAAAACTGGAGCAAGAGTGCAAAGACGTCGTAGGACAATTGCCTGGCGTCGAAACAGTAGAAATGGAAACAACAGCTCAAGTAGCTAACCAGAAGAAAAATGCAGGCAAAGAGCCAATCCCCGGTATCCGTCACCTCATAGCTGTGACATCAGGCAAGGGCGGCGTTGGCAAATCGACAGTATCGGTCAACCTGGCTGTGGCTCTAGCCAAGCTCGGTGCCAGAGTCGGCATCCTCGATGCTGACATCACCGGACCAAACGTACCAATCATGATGGGTGTTGCTGACTACGAGCCCCAGGCTAAAGATTCACGCATCATCCCCGCCGAAAACCACGGCGTCAAATGCATCTCCATGGCGTTTTTTGTACCCAAAGACACACCGCTTATCTGGAGAGGACCAATGCTCGACAAAGGCATCAAGCAGTTTTTGCGTGATGTTGAGTGGGGCGAGCTTGATTATCTTATCGTCGACATGCCACCAGGCACTGGCGATGCGCAGTTGACCATGGCCAATAGCACCAGTCTCTCTGGCGGTGTCATTGTCACCACTCCTCAAGACGTGGCTTTGCTCGATGGCATGCGCGGTCTGACAATGTTCCAAAAGATGGAAGTACCGATTTTGGGCTTTGTCGAAAACATGAGTTATTTCCAGCCTGCTGGCTCCAGCGAGCAGTATGAAATATTTGGACGCGGCGGCGGTCGCAAGCTTGCCGAAGAAAGCGAAGTGCCCTTCCTCGGTGAATTGCCACTCGACCCAGCTGTACGCATAGGTGGCGACAATGGCGTGCCAATTGTGGCAGCCGATCCTAATAGCCCAGTAACACTGGCCTTTATGGAAATCGCCAAAAAGGTAGCAGCACAAGTGAGCATCCATAATCATGCAGCGCTAGCGGCTGTATAA
- the recN gene encoding DNA repair protein RecN, whose translation MLKSIQIRDFALIHSTTVHWTKGLNVLTGETGAGKSILIDALSAVLGGKFAASIIRPGGDKASIEASFEASPQVMAWLKQQELLDEDNTELIVAREITKSGSKVRINGTLVNNSLLGELRAMLLTVHAQHEARTLMTPASQMELLDGLGGEAHLKLLDKVRSLYARHKDLAEELNSLTMSEEDRLRTLDFSRFQLGELVDAELLSDDEDKELEREISVLVNAIDLQSQSLTAQECLSGGDTTDDTCAMDLIQKAISEVEKSMRFDPSLAPVLETLGSGLAHVEEATIALRKYSNSLDTDPETLTELENRANLLSTIKRKYGPTLADARAKELVLAKEVERLENGSLEADKIKEELSKLNSELKEKAEDLSARRKKLAKTLSSQVEGHLKDLGMEKCRFEIAFNALENCAPTGLDKLEFLITPNPGQPPQPLGKIASGGELSRIMLAIKTIFAKADQVSTVIFDEIDTGLSGRVLNAVRDKLAHLSTSHQILCITHQPIVAAVADNYLEVKKEHRKDDTLVTVCKLDDEMRLRSLAAMASGNDSEESLSFARSLLEQAGHVRPMA comes from the coding sequence ATGCTCAAGAGTATACAGATTAGAGATTTTGCTTTGATTCACAGCACGACAGTGCACTGGACCAAGGGACTTAACGTCCTCACCGGAGAGACCGGAGCAGGCAAATCGATATTGATTGATGCCTTGAGCGCAGTGCTGGGTGGTAAGTTTGCCGCGTCAATCATCCGTCCGGGCGGAGACAAAGCCTCCATCGAGGCTAGCTTTGAGGCCAGCCCCCAGGTGATGGCCTGGCTCAAGCAACAAGAGCTGCTCGATGAGGACAATACTGAGCTTATCGTCGCGCGCGAGATCACCAAGAGCGGCTCAAAAGTACGTATCAATGGCACCCTGGTCAATAACAGCCTGCTTGGTGAGCTTAGAGCGATGTTGCTCACTGTCCACGCCCAGCACGAAGCACGCACACTGATGACACCAGCCAGCCAGATGGAGCTACTCGATGGACTCGGCGGCGAGGCTCACCTCAAGCTACTCGATAAAGTGCGCTCACTATATGCTCGCCACAAAGATCTTGCCGAAGAGCTAAATTCACTGACCATGTCCGAAGAAGACAGGCTCAGGACACTTGATTTTTCTAGATTTCAGCTGGGCGAGCTAGTCGATGCCGAGCTACTTAGCGATGATGAAGACAAAGAATTAGAGCGCGAAATAAGCGTGCTCGTCAATGCTATAGATTTGCAGAGTCAATCACTAACAGCACAAGAATGTCTCAGCGGTGGTGATACCACAGATGATACCTGTGCCATGGACTTAATCCAAAAGGCTATCAGTGAAGTAGAAAAGTCAATGCGCTTTGACCCCAGTCTAGCTCCCGTGTTGGAGACTCTCGGTAGCGGTCTGGCTCATGTAGAAGAAGCAACCATCGCCCTGCGCAAATACTCTAATAGTCTTGATACAGATCCTGAGACCCTTACCGAATTAGAAAACCGGGCCAACTTACTCTCTACAATCAAACGTAAATATGGACCCACTCTCGCTGATGCCAGAGCCAAAGAGCTTGTCCTCGCCAAAGAAGTAGAAAGACTGGAAAACGGCTCACTGGAAGCTGACAAGATAAAAGAAGAGTTGAGCAAACTAAACAGCGAACTCAAAGAAAAAGCAGAAGACCTCTCGGCTCGCCGCAAGAAGCTAGCCAAAACTCTATCGAGTCAGGTAGAAGGCCATCTAAAAGATCTTGGCATGGAAAAGTGTCGCTTTGAAATCGCTTTTAATGCCCTCGAAAATTGCGCCCCCACAGGGCTCGACAAACTTGAGTTTTTAATTACACCAAACCCCGGCCAGCCGCCCCAGCCGCTCGGCAAAATTGCCAGTGGCGGTGAGCTATCACGCATTATGCTGGCGATTAAGACTATTTTTGCCAAAGCTGACCAGGTCTCTACAGTTATATTTGACGAAATCGACACCGGGCTATCGGGGCGTGTGCTCAATGCTGTGCGCGACAAACTGGCACACCTCTCCACCAGTCATCAGATCTTATGTATTACACACCAACCTATCGTAGCGGCAGTGGCTGACAACTACCTGGAAGTCAAGAAAGAGCATCGCAAAGACGATACCCTCGTCACTGTTTGCAAACTTGATGATGAAATGCGCCTAAGATCTCTGGCCGCCATGGCTAGTGGAAATGACTCGGAAGAGTCGCTCAGCTTTGCCCGCTCGCTACTTGAGCAGGCTGGTCATGTCAGACCAATGGCATAA
- a CDS encoding 50S ribosomal protein L25, with amino-acid sequence MEKIKLAVNKRDAKTPNQLRREGIIPGTLYGAGVESENIQLDAKEFRMLPAAAYSHMLEVDYDGKKVNAIIRQVQRKSTRDFVYTVELYRVNLDKKLTVTVPLKFVGDCPAVKAGGQIVENYQEAELECLPNDIPDYVEVDMTTIEHMEGSIHFGQLKVDSKIKILNPHDEIVVKVITPKAAPTPKEAAQAAKA; translated from the coding sequence ATGGAGAAAATCAAACTGGCGGTCAATAAGCGTGACGCTAAGACCCCCAACCAGTTGAGACGGGAAGGCATCATTCCTGGCACCCTCTACGGAGCCGGTGTAGAGTCCGAAAACATCCAATTGGATGCTAAGGAATTCAGAATGTTGCCAGCTGCCGCCTACTCTCACATGCTCGAAGTCGACTATGATGGCAAAAAAGTTAACGCTATCATCCGTCAAGTACAGCGCAAGAGCACACGCGACTTTGTCTACACCGTAGAGCTATATCGCGTAAACCTGGACAAAAAGCTCACAGTTACTGTACCTCTCAAGTTTGTTGGCGATTGCCCAGCCGTCAAAGCTGGCGGTCAAATCGTAGAAAACTACCAGGAAGCCGAACTCGAGTGCCTGCCTAACGACATCCCAGATTATGTCGAAGTAGACATGACCACCATCGAGCACATGGAAGGCAGCATCCACTTTGGTCAACTCAAAGTAGATAGCAAAATCAAAATCCTCAATCCTCATGATGAAATCGTTGTTAAGGTCATCACACCTAAAGCAGCGCCTACTCCTAAGGAAGCTGCTCAGGCTGCTAAAGCCTAA
- a CDS encoding PDZ domain-containing protein, producing the protein MSGQSQKLAKWSLILLAVVYSVVPSDLNQARAQQSSSEDANFKTQQGTLDLTPLPDGDRPAAAKSQVLNGQVSHSTRVPQPADDNGPAQSQLPTERQALDNNGTATVDLGGLIDMMQRNKAKNVFTSLFSATIRTDATGQTFTLHNRRPNLSPDYFRKLNYGVIGLTLISFLDGRQSVITGVYPTCPAALAGIAPGDIMYEANGYRFKPGDDQRILWQVCAGKADTPIDVTVIRRGQPITFHLTRMNIEDIQDTRVRIQYEMLLSAFGAPQ; encoded by the coding sequence ATGTCAGGTCAAAGCCAAAAACTTGCAAAATGGTCACTTATTCTCCTGGCAGTGGTCTATTCAGTGGTGCCAAGTGATCTCAACCAGGCCCGGGCACAACAAAGCTCGTCGGAAGATGCCAATTTTAAGACCCAGCAGGGCACCCTGGACCTTACTCCGTTACCAGATGGAGATAGACCAGCGGCAGCAAAGTCTCAGGTCCTCAATGGTCAAGTGAGCCACTCAACCAGAGTGCCACAGCCAGCAGATGACAATGGACCCGCTCAAAGCCAATTGCCCACTGAACGACAAGCCTTAGACAACAATGGCACAGCAACAGTTGATCTTGGCGGCTTGATCGATATGATGCAGCGCAACAAAGCAAAAAACGTTTTTACTTCTTTGTTTAGTGCCACCATCAGGACTGACGCCACCGGTCAAACATTTACGCTGCATAACCGTCGCCCTAATTTGTCGCCAGATTATTTTCGCAAGCTCAATTACGGCGTCATCGGTCTAACGCTTATTTCTTTTTTGGATGGCAGACAATCGGTCATCACCGGTGTCTATCCCACGTGTCCAGCCGCTCTTGCTGGTATAGCACCGGGCGATATTATGTACGAGGCCAATGGTTATCGCTTCAAACCCGGTGATGATCAGCGTATCCTCTGGCAAGTCTGTGCCGGTAAAGCTGATACACCGATTGATGTGACTGTGATAAGGCGCGGTCAGCCGATTACATTTCATCTAACACGCATGAATATCGAAGACATCCAGGACACAAGAGTGCGCATACAGTACGAAATGCTACTGAGTGCCTTTGGTGCACCACAATAG